One window of the Scylla paramamosain isolate STU-SP2022 chromosome 22, ASM3559412v1, whole genome shotgun sequence genome contains the following:
- the LOC135111417 gene encoding equilibrative nucleobase transporter 1-like → MPCQQSPHLELSLRRRVFIFFVGFLESVLFAGTVFGWPQLVHVLKVEGLYSDMCDGPSSSSSSSSSSSSSSSSSDSSPANSPQSPSVNHTSPLNVTALFGPESPPMDIFNNSRCYAFNHTYDISRSHRVGVEQCEPQDERFALIYTITVGCYSLTGILIGYLLHHAGLRVTRISGGTMLALSFLFLGMTTKDSPDWLFPTMILMALGGNQIRMAIMQFCDLFPDHRSTALTIMSGTYAASAALFLVFQYAAQVGIGRTYVCWGLSLLSVLTTLSTLLMPVHHIPVKDTRGEDEAQPDKSKQPLSKSVMSTSSLLHQYFFFVSLFAINVYQQNYNVWINLTSCSVEEAGFYSMLYSYSNLITVFFGPLGGVFTDVMMRRAQRTAPDDLTRRVREVQAPFWPLLFTTAATVMMYASKFFLHPAAVYVSLIAMVISRPCVIAVSTAFVRIRFPVSHFNRLMGIYGTVTAVLMFLQYPHFIWAQHMYYTAHGFVLVLVVLCVTYPLHLLFTPLIRHAVMVRDGVKESPLLVNDGSTQNGVARA, encoded by the exons ATGCCGTGTCAGCAGTCCCCGCACCTGGAGCTGTCCCTGAGGCGGCGggtcttcatcttcttcgtgGGGTTCCTGGAGTCCGTTCTCTTCGCCGGCACGGTCTTCGGATGGCCTCAGCTCGTGCACGTGCTCAAAGTGGAGGGCTTGTATAGTGACATGTGTGATGGGccgtcctcctcgtcatcctcctcctcctcctcctcatcgtcttcCTCATCATCCGATTCGTCTCCAGCTAACTCACCTCAGTCGCCATCTGTGAATCATACCTCGCCGCTCAACGTGACGGCTCTCTTCGGCCCCGAGTCCCCGCCCATGGATATCTTCAACAACTCACGCTGCTACGCTTTCAACCATACCTACGACATCTCCCGGAGCCACAGG GTGGGGGTGGAGCAGTGTGAACCCCAGGACGAGCGCTTTGCCCTCATCTACACCATAACCGTGGGGTGCTACAGTCTGACTGGCATTTTAATTGGGTACTTGCTGCATCACGCGGGTCTGCGGGTCACCAGGATTTCCGGAGG AACAATGCTGGCGCTCAGTTTCCTGTTCCTGGGAATGACCACGAAAG ATTCCCCAGACTGGCTGTTTCCCACCATGATCCTGATGGCTTTGGGAGGCAACCAGATCCGAATGGCAATCATGCAGTTTTGCGATCTTTTCCCCGACCATCGCTCCACGGCCCTTACCATCATGTCAGGGACCTATGCTGCCTCTGCtgccctcttcctcgtcttccag TACGCGGCGCAGGTTGGAATAGGGCGGACGTACGTGTGCTGGGGCCTGTCCCTTCTGAGCGTCCTCACCACCCTGTCCACGCTGCTCATGCCCGTCCACCACATCCCCGTGAAGGACACCC GTGGCGAGGACGAGGCACAGCCAGATAAATCCAAGCAGCCCCTGTCCAAGAGCGTGATGTCCACCTCGTCACTCCTCCACCAGTACTTCTTCTTCGTGAGTCTCTTCGCCATCAACGTGTACCAGCAGAACTACAACGTCTGGATCAACT TAACATCGTGCTCAGTGGAGGAGGCGGGCTTCTACTCGATGCTCTACAGCTATAGCAACCTCATCACAGTGTTCTTCGGGCCCCTCGGAGGCGTCTTCACCGATGTCATGATGCGGCGAGCCCAGAGAA CCGCGCCGGACGACCTGACGCGGCGGGTGAGGGAGGTGCAGGCGCCCTTCTGGCCCCTCCTCTTCACCACGGCGGCCACGGTGATGATGTACGCGAGCAAGTTCTTCCTGCACCCCGCCGCCGTGTACGTGTCCCTGATAGCCATGGTCATCTCCCGCCCCTGTGTCATCGCCGTGTCCACCGCCTTCGTCAGGATCAG GTTCCCCGTGAGTCACTTCAACCGCCTGATGGGGATCTATGGCACCGTGACGGCCGTCCTCATGTTCCTGCAGTACCCGCACTTCATCTGGGCGCAGCACATGTACTACACG GCCCACGGGTttgtgctggtgttggtggtgctgtgCGTAACCTACCCTCTGCACCTGCTGTTCACGCCCCTCATCCGCCACGCTGTCATGGTCCGGGACGGCGTCAAGGAGAGTCCGCTGCTGGTGAACGACGGGTCAACGCAGAACGGAGTGGCGAGAGCGTAG